Proteins from a single region of Lysinibacillus sp. JNUCC-52:
- a CDS encoding MarR family winged helix-turn-helix transcriptional regulator — protein sequence MDQEKQKAITSLFEVVFSIERKWANEWNNHNALGFSKSHILILDYLSQEGPKRPSAIAERLKVTTGGVTVLTTKLINAGFIEKTQHATDRRASQLVITTDGEEILKESRQQVSEIINNMFGMLSAEEVQTLRDIFAKCLLSVDTHRQD from the coding sequence TCATTGTTTGAAGTTGTCTTTTCTATCGAGCGTAAATGGGCAAACGAGTGGAATAATCATAATGCACTCGGCTTTTCAAAATCCCATATTTTAATTTTAGACTACTTATCGCAGGAGGGACCAAAGCGCCCTTCTGCAATAGCAGAGCGCTTAAAGGTAACAACTGGTGGCGTCACGGTATTAACGACCAAGCTAATTAATGCTGGTTTTATTGAAAAAACGCAGCATGCTACTGATCGTAGAGCCTCACAATTAGTTATTACTACTGATGGTGAAGAAATACTTAAAGAATCCCGTCAACAGGTTAGCGAAATTATTAACAATATGTTTGGCATGCTCTCAGCAGAAGAGGTGCAAACGTTACGTGATATTTTCGCTAAATGCTTACTATCTGTTGATACACATCGGCAAGATTAA
- a CDS encoding RNA polymerase sigma factor, with product MNEKLEGVYEEFNRYIYHLCLKLTRNNVEAEDLMQEVWVKVVRYEDSVAEVEHIKAWLTTITMNTFRDRYRKKVRRSKYMMNQPETLDVPILDLVPNNDISTEEKIEKEIVTKLVQDKMGQLDTIYRKTLWYFYIDQYSLAEISTIMKVSIGTVKSRLFRAKARLKEMLMADVSIVEAVLPA from the coding sequence ATGAATGAAAAATTAGAAGGCGTATATGAGGAATTTAACCGTTATATATACCATTTATGTTTGAAACTTACTCGCAACAATGTTGAAGCAGAGGATCTAATGCAAGAAGTTTGGGTAAAAGTTGTACGCTATGAAGATAGCGTTGCCGAAGTTGAACATATTAAAGCTTGGCTTACAACCATTACAATGAATACATTTAGAGATCGCTATCGAAAAAAAGTACGACGCAGTAAGTATATGATGAACCAACCTGAAACATTAGACGTACCGATTTTAGATTTGGTTCCCAATAATGATATTTCTACAGAAGAAAAAATTGAAAAAGAGATTGTGACGAAGCTAGTACAGGACAAAATGGGTCAATTAGATACAATTTATCGTAAAACTTTATGGTATTTCTACATAGACCAATATTCACTTGCTGAAATTTCTACTATTATGAAAGTATCTATCGGTACAGTGAAATCTCGTTTATTCCGTGCGAAAGCGCGTTTAAAAGAAATGTTAATGGCTGATGTGTCAATCGTCGAGGCTGTGCTGCCAGCGTAA
- a CDS encoding LuxR C-terminal-related transcriptional regulator produces MTHPFQPIEEVTLQEFVLFIKVHHKQIKENMNIYLNLEPAIGETERNRVALLLDSFLRLLTHTNIDELNGDDKYFLNTWLQSQLSIIDRKSFNLFQLIFEKSLITFMIQQKSSRTNAVLMYVLSLFISLVQLYNDCEGERESKMPIENQGLRHLQLLDKLDQLLISSSGYQDLAYILKKCEEYFSYKRCVFYAYVPWSNQFYGVIGAELPKVQSMKGELTGENTILSSRKPIYLKSPKNYVKEEHIQLFGLSSIIFIPIIGQDQLFGWLTFDQLGEEFDCTKEELTLLEEVGKRLGLFLSRKGEKVEKNTELHLTERESMILGLLAEGYDNKKIASLLFLSEHTVRDYVSSLMTKLKAKNRTQVVASSFRLGLLS; encoded by the coding sequence ATGACGCATCCATTTCAGCCAATTGAAGAAGTAACACTTCAAGAGTTTGTGTTATTTATAAAAGTTCATCATAAACAAATTAAAGAGAATATGAATATTTATCTCAATCTAGAACCTGCTATAGGCGAAACAGAACGAAATAGAGTAGCTTTGCTATTAGATTCATTTTTACGTTTACTAACACATACAAACATTGATGAATTAAATGGAGATGATAAGTATTTTTTAAATACATGGCTACAATCACAATTATCCATTATTGATAGGAAGAGCTTTAATTTATTCCAATTAATATTTGAAAAATCATTGATTACGTTTATGATTCAACAAAAGAGTAGTCGAACGAATGCCGTCTTAATGTATGTATTATCATTATTTATTTCTCTAGTACAGCTTTACAATGACTGTGAGGGAGAACGCGAAAGTAAGATGCCTATTGAAAATCAGGGATTAAGACATTTACAGTTATTAGATAAGCTCGATCAATTGCTTATCAGTTCCTCAGGCTATCAGGATTTAGCCTATATTTTAAAAAAATGTGAAGAATATTTTAGCTATAAAAGATGCGTATTTTATGCATATGTCCCATGGTCCAATCAATTTTATGGTGTTATTGGTGCAGAGCTTCCTAAAGTGCAAAGTATGAAAGGGGAGCTAACGGGAGAAAACACTATACTTAGTTCAAGAAAACCAATTTATTTAAAAAGCCCAAAAAATTACGTCAAGGAAGAGCATATCCAATTGTTTGGATTATCCTCAATTATCTTTATTCCGATTATTGGACAGGATCAGTTATTCGGCTGGCTAACATTTGATCAGCTAGGCGAGGAATTTGATTGTACAAAGGAAGAATTAACGCTTCTTGAGGAAGTAGGAAAGCGTTTAGGCTTATTTTTATCACGTAAGGGTGAAAAGGTAGAAAAAAATACTGAACTTCATTTAACAGAAAGGGAGTCGATGATACTCGGCTTGCTTGCTGAAGGATATGATAATAAAAAAATAGCCAGTTTATTATTTTTAAGTGAGCATACGGTCAGGGATTATGTAAGTAGTCTAATGACAAAGCTCAAAGCAAAGAATCGAACACAGGTCGTTGCTTCATCTTTTCGTTTAGGGCTGTTAAGTTAA
- a CDS encoding SDR family NAD(P)-dependent oxidoreductase: protein MRLRNAVAIITGGGTGIGKETALLFAKEGAKIVITDINEQSGNDTVRDIQAIGGEALFVRHDVSNEEDWKKVADETIKTFNKVDILFNNAGIYIIKPLAEIELSDWNRLMSINVTGVFLGMKHIMPLMAKQNKGSVINASSIAGLTGAAGHVLYGASKGAVRIMTKDAAMEYAPYGVRVNSIHPGYIDTGMADYASATTGSSKDELGKSIFPLGRLGSVKEVAQTVLFLASEESSFSTGAEFVIDGGATAK from the coding sequence ATGAGACTTAGAAATGCAGTAGCCATTATTACAGGTGGAGGTACAGGAATCGGGAAAGAAACTGCACTATTATTTGCCAAAGAAGGCGCCAAAATAGTTATTACTGATATAAACGAACAATCTGGTAACGACACTGTACGTGATATTCAAGCTATTGGCGGTGAAGCATTATTTGTACGCCACGATGTTAGCAATGAAGAAGACTGGAAAAAGGTCGCAGATGAAACAATCAAAACATTTAACAAAGTGGATATTCTTTTCAATAATGCAGGTATCTATATCATTAAACCACTAGCAGAAATCGAACTATCCGATTGGAACCGCTTAATGTCCATCAATGTGACAGGTGTCTTCCTAGGCATGAAACATATTATGCCACTTATGGCTAAACAAAATAAAGGCTCTGTTATTAATGCTTCTTCTATTGCTGGCTTAACAGGCGCTGCTGGACATGTATTATACGGCGCTAGTAAAGGAGCCGTTCGCATTATGACAAAAGATGCGGCAATGGAATATGCACCATATGGCGTACGTGTAAACTCTATCCATCCTGGCTATATTGATACAGGAATGGCTGACTATGCGTCAGCAACAACTGGAAGCTCTAAAGATGAATTGGGAAAAAGCATTTTCCCATTAGGACGTTTAGGCTCTGTTAAAGAAGTAGCACAAACAGTATTATTTTTAGCGTCTGAAGAGTCTTCCTTCTCAACAGGTGCAGAATTTGTCATTGATGGCGGAGCAACAGCAAAATAA
- a CDS encoding SDR family NAD(P)-dependent oxidoreductase — MKLQDKVAIVTGGASGIGEASVRLFAQEGAKVVIADFSERGQSISDELNNSGFDTLFVKTDVTIEEDIKNMIHETVKKYGKLDVLYANAGVADDAPAHELSYEKWKRTIDINLSGVFLSDKYAIEQFLAQGTGGVIVNAGSIHSFVALPNPTAYSSAKGGVKLLTQNLCTAYAKQGIRVNAVCPGYIDTPLLSEVDAQTKEYLASLHPQGRLGKPEEIAKAVLFLASDDASFVNGTTLLVDGGYTAH; from the coding sequence ATGAAACTACAAGATAAAGTAGCAATCGTAACAGGTGGTGCTAGCGGTATCGGTGAAGCAAGCGTTCGTCTTTTTGCACAAGAAGGAGCAAAAGTAGTCATTGCTGACTTCTCTGAACGTGGACAAAGCATTTCAGATGAATTAAATAATAGTGGTTTTGATACACTCTTCGTGAAAACAGATGTAACTATCGAAGAAGATATTAAAAACATGATACATGAAACTGTGAAAAAATACGGAAAACTTGATGTGCTGTATGCCAATGCGGGTGTAGCTGACGATGCGCCAGCACATGAGTTATCTTACGAAAAATGGAAAAGAACAATTGATATCAATTTATCTGGTGTATTCCTTTCAGATAAATATGCGATTGAACAGTTCCTTGCTCAAGGTACAGGTGGTGTTATCGTTAACGCTGGTTCCATTCATAGTTTTGTAGCCTTACCAAATCCAACAGCCTACTCATCTGCAAAAGGTGGTGTAAAATTATTAACGCAAAACCTATGTACTGCTTATGCTAAACAAGGTATTCGTGTAAATGCGGTATGTCCTGGCTACATCGACACACCTCTATTGTCAGAAGTAGATGCTCAAACAAAAGAATACTTAGCATCCCTTCATCCACAAGGTCGTCTTGGTAAACCAGAAGAAATCGCTAAAGCCGTTTTATTTTTAGCAAGTGATGATGCAAGCTTTGTGAACGGTACGACCCTTCTTGTCGATGGCGGCTATACAGCCCACTAA